The Rhododendron vialii isolate Sample 1 chromosome 1a, ASM3025357v1 region CTCAGGAGGACGAACCGGTGTAATGGGTGATTGAGGAGCAATCTCGGGAAGACAAGGTGATGGACCAAGATCAGCCAACATGTCTCTGTAACCGTGCACCTGCTAGGGAATAATATGGCACTGTCTCAAAGAATGTCATGTCAGCACTTACAAAGTGCTTGCATAGCAAGGGTCTATAACACTTGTATCCTTTCTGTGTCCCAAAATAACCAAGAAATATACATTTATAAGAACGAGGATCAAGCTTATCATGACCTGTAGAGAAATTATGCACGAatgaaacacaaccaaaaagttttgggagaagagaaaaaagatccTTGTCAATAAAGAGAAAGAGAACCTGGTAAGGAGTTTTGTTGTTCAAAGCCCGAGATGGCATTTTATTTATAAGATAATTAGCTGTAAGAACTGCATAcccgaaaaaatattttggaacatgCATGTGAAGCCTAATAGCTCGGGCGACTGCTAAAACCGGTCCATTTTTTCGCTcagcaaccccattttgttgaggggTGGTTACACAAGAAGTTTGATGAATAATGCCATCTTGGGCATTATTAGTTCGCAAAATACGTAATTTGGCAATAAATTTAGTGACAATTTCAGCATAAAAATTCGAAAACACAGAAAATAGTTGAGACTAATCTTTGAGAAGATATACCCAAGTTAAACGAGAATAATCATCAATAAATGTGACAAAATAGCGAGCACCACATAAACTCGTGGTACGAGATGGTCTCCAAATATCCGAATGAACTAAAGCAAACGGTTCTAAACTAGGTGACTCAActcgtaaaggaaaagaaaccctATGATGTTTACTGAGTTCATAGGTGTCACAattaaaaggagaaaaactAGGTAAATCAAGAACTATCTTGCGAAGATTGGCAGAAGATGGGTGTCCAAGACGACAGTGCCACTGGTAAGGTGTGGTAGTGGAGTGGAAGGCAGATAACTTGGAAGGATTGGACGGCTGAAGGTAGTACAGACCATTCTTCTCATACCCCCACCAATTATCCTCTGCGTCTTAAGATCCTAAAATTCACAATGAAAGGGATAGAAGAGAACAGAACAATTGTGAATGTGAGAAAGTTTATGAATGGAAAGTAGATTAAAAGGAAATTGTGATAAGTATAAGACAGAAGTAAAAATAAGGCCAAAGGCACGATAAGTACCAATGTCAAATTTTAGTACCATCCGCTAGGGGTGGGCATGGGTCGGGTTTTGCCTGGACCTACCACCCGACCCGAACAGTCGGGTTGGCAAAATTTACACATGCTAGCCGTCCGACTGCAAGGCTAAACTCGACCGAACCGTCATATCAGATTGTCGGTCGGGTTGCGGTCGAAACCGACACTAAAAATACTCAGATTtgagggggggaaaaaaagcaGAGGAAACATAAAGAGGACGGCGAATCTTCCGCCGTGGATCTATTCTGTCATTTTGGAAGCTTGGTcagatgtgagagagagggagtctGAGATAGAGAGAGGTTTTTTCGTGGTTGATTATCATCTTCGTTTTATTGCCAGCAATGTTGTCGTCGATCTCACTGCAACTCTGCGTAGATGggtggagagaaagagagagaaggagagagagatcgaaatccttgagatgtgtgtgtgtgtgtgtgtgtgtgagagagagagagagagagagagagagagagagaataggcgtgagagtggagagagaaaaagcaaACATTGAAAAGAGAACTCTGAGAAATAATCTTGTTCTttgcaaaaaatttgaaaagtcaTGGTATAGAATCGAGATAAAGACCATAAGGTGTATCATCCACTGGGATCTTGACAGGTGTATTCTGTACCTACCTCCTTTTAATCGGACGGTTTGGGTTCGACGGGTTGTGATTCTCTACATCCAAAGCCCGAACTGAAAATCGAATATTTTGCATCCAAGGAACTGATGACCGTTCGATTCCTTGATCGAAACCGTCCGCATACCTTCGGGTCAGGTCGGGTTTTTGCACAAGCCTACCATCCGCAATAGTAACATATGAAGGAATAGAAGGTATAACGACATCAATTAGAAGAGACAAATCACCTATCATATGATCAGATGCACCAGAATCGAGAATCCATGGAGTACCACCAGTACGAGAAGATGAGTGAAGGCAAGTATTACCTGATGAGACATGGGTCACAATGAAAGTCGAAGATGCATTAGCCTTGTGAAACTTGGAATCATACTTAGACTTAGAGATAATAATCTGATCCGAAGGAGCTAGCCCAGATGGCTCCCCCTCAAATGTAGCCTGATTAGCCCAAGCCGGCTTGCCATGAAGCTTCCAACAGAACTCAACAGTGTGATGTGTACACTTCTTAGCGCCACGACCACCGCGCCCCCCACAGCCGCCACGTCGACCACCACGTTTATAAGAACTACTACGActggggggagggggagggggagggggagggggaggggggattAGAGTGGCTGAAATTCCCAGAAGATGGAATAGGACAAGTAGTAGGAGCAGCTAGGGTAGATGGAGTTGGATGCTCTAAAACAGAAGAATGAGGAGCAGCCCTTCGAACACGAGCAAAAACCTCATCAACGGTGGGAACTTCCTTGCCATAAAGAATTTGGGGACTGAGAGAAGCAAGTTCTGAATTCAGTCCGAACAGAAATTTGGCAACTCGAAATTTATCTCTGTACTTCTGTTGAACCTTTAAATCTATGGTTAAAGGTTGATGGACATTTAACTCATCCCACATCCCTTTATAAGGTGGAAAAGTACTCATCAACTGATCGATCTCCTTGTTGGATAGAGAAAATATTCTCATAAATTtgataaatgcaagaaagattTTGTTCGGATGAACATAACTCATGTAAAGTATCTCATACTTCTTTGGATGTGTCAAGGCATGCAACATTATTAAAAATATCAGGTTCAAGACAATTCCAAAGTAAAGTCATAATATACGAATCATTTTGAATCCAACCAGGATCATTAGACGAGGCAGCAGTGATATAGGAAGTCTGACCACTTGCTCGCAAAGAAACAGTCACAGCACGTGACCATGGCAAATAATTGGccccatttaatttaattgaagTGAGAGAACGATGATTAAATGGATCCCTAATAGTGTCCTTAAGAGCCTGATGTTTCGGTTTTCTTATCCTTATCACCCATAATacgattagaaaaccaaaaaataggaATAAACCAAATATTACCAGAGATTTCGAGTACTGCCCAGTTGATATCAGGCcccgaaaaaaaaagattaccaGATCTGGTGGTCGTTGGAGATGCAACAGAGATACCCGGAGTTGATACGGTTCGGATGAGGGTCCGACGTAGCTGCTGGGGTTCAGGTAGGGCtctaaacgaaccgaatcgagccgaaccttGTTAAGTTCGACTCGGGTttgttaaggtatgagttcggctcgagttcgattcgagcctgaacaacttggctcgagttcggctcgttaaaatttttcaaggctcgggtttggctcggttgggttcgttaagatactagtctggctcgagtttggctcgttaaactcaaatgaatcgagccgagccgaatctaagctcgaattgagctcgtcaagactcaggtttgattcggctcagctcattaaactcaagcgaacccaaactctctcattgatcgtatagaatttgggagaaaaataagtattgaattatatatacaatcttaaaaaaaaattcatttacaaatagacccctattgaattattaattaaatttaagtataggttcgcgaacctaaccgagccgaataccgttaggctcaggtttggctcatttacggaacgagcctagaattgagatTCAGGTTCAGATCGTTTAGCAgatgaatcgaactcgaacaagctcttaccgaaccgagcctcgaacagttcgcgaatggctcagttcatttacagccctaggtTCAGGTGAGGTCGCCGGAGTACTGGGTAAACTATTTTGGTGGTCGGCGAGTGCTTAGGATGGCCAGCAAGTGGCTAGAGAGGgctggaaaaaacaaaaaaaaaaagggtcggCAAAGATTTGTTTCTCAGATGGGTCTGAGAATCTGAGAAACAGAGATCGTTCGAGAGAGAATAGAAACAGGTTCCTTGGCtttgagaaaaaagagaggataaaGACGATACTTAGTCGACagaccaagaaaagaagaaaaagttgaaatcAGGTTCTTGGAacctgctttgataccatgtcgAAATATTCGATCGATATAGTATTTTTTTCACAATGAGGTACAATATATAGATTTGATACAAGGTAAAATaaggaaagagaataaaatcaaataaaatccctaattgattctacctAATTGAGTATCTTCCTAATTACATTCAATACATTTAATACAGTCAACATAACATATGGCCGAAAAAGGCAATATGCATGCAATATCCAGCAATAGAACACGAAGTATGTACACGACAATATTAATACACAATCAAAATCTATAACTATGAGAAGGGAACATAACCTGTACCTCCTCATCAAGACATGGATCAAATTGATATAAGGAGAATTACAAGTATCCCACGATCAAATTTgcagcaagaaaaataaaattactccatAATTAGACTATTAACTGTCCTCAGTTGTGAAGATATTACTAACACCTTTCGGTTCAGTTAAAGAAGGATCATAACCATCGATTCTATGAGCTATCAAGCGATCCAAAAAAAGTGAATCATGATCATTCCGACTTCTATTAGATGAAAGGTGTAACCAcggaatcattttttttgtttacgcAATAATCAACTTTTTGTGGATTTCTTAGGCACATCGAGTTTGAACAAGTTCAAATTTCACCCCTTATTTTTCTGCACCGATGTTCCTTTTTGTGGGCTCTGACTAACTCATGTACCATGCAGGAAGAGCTCGTGCAACCTAAACTAGTTGTACTAAACACAAGCAGTTGGCTTTTACCTGTTAAGATCATGCTAATCTCATAACAGTGTCAAacagttgaaacttgaaaggcATCGGGCTGGAAATGTGTGGGTTTGTACAGGTCCCTTAAGTAATTTAAAGCTCTAAAGTTTCAATTTCATGCATTTTTCATCTTCGTCTCGAATAACAATGTAGTGAATGGAACAGGTGGCCCTGGCTAGAGGCAACAATGTAAAGAAGCAAGGTTGCAAGGGTCATGCAGAATGTCCTGAGACCATGTCTTGCTAGTTCTGTTTTACTCTGTCTGGATGAGAGAAATGCTTGAACCATATGCAATTATCATAGTTCTGTTTTGAAGCTGAAGGACAATTAGGACATTATACATTTCGAGGCTTCAGCTGATGTTTGAGACtagtaattaattttagttttacAGTTAAAGATTTATATAGTGATGGGTATCCATTTTACGGtgttttatgcatttttttattttgatttatgCAATAAACATGAGCATTTGGAGGACGGGCGGGCTTTAGTTCAGGTGTCAACAGTGTTATTGACAGTTCTTCGGGTGCGAACGATTCGGTTGGGTCCAATTCAagcattttttaaaaccaaacggacattttacaaaccaaaccaaatattgATGGTTCGGTTTGTCCAGTTCATTTCGGTTTTCCGGTTTGTTACTCATGctgtattttaaaaataactcaTGTATTTCATAAACTGGCAGAAAAAATAGTAGCAAATATAGCAACAAATAACGGTTACAGCACTCTCTAAGAGAGAATTATACCAGCAATAGTAGCAAATCTTTCTTGCCAACCGACAATagcaaaacacacacaaatgaATGGTGTGGTACAACTAGCCACAAAACAGGGAGTGTCCCTTGTTTTGTCCCAAGGAGATGTCCCTGGGATTTTACATACCTCCTAGCTATTTTCAATTATGTTACTTTTGTACGGTTGTTACCCCTCCCTCTTGTTAGTGGGTTGGAAACACATGGTAGTACTCtgtagccactttggcttagGATTTTaccattttctcttcttcttcttcttttcttctggaGTATGCTCCTTGCAGACTGTATATTCGGTTAATCtctttttcatttcaaactattcaaccacacccccccccccccaaaaaaaaaaaaagaaggcataaTGATCAAAGTCAACCATTCTAATTTTGATCATCATGCCAAAATATAGGGTAATTGCCAAAATCACCCCCTaggtttttaaaaattacaagtTTCTTCTGACACttggaaaattacaaaatatccCGTGTTTCATAACAAATTACTCCGTTGTGACATCATCAAATTCTAATTACAATGGACCAacttgtcttttcttttcttttcttttttccccagCCTATGAAAGCCAATTTTCACACCTCTACAACCTTTTATAAGCTACAAAAAAGATAGTATAGCCTATTGTAATTAGGATTTAACGATGTCAAACAAATTCCATCGAATTTTTTAGCGGCTACATCACGACTAGGGAGTAAATTGGTTGTGAGATAGGAgatatttgtaatttttcaaaCATGAGGGGCAATCTGTAATTTTATCTTGGGGGtagttttggtaattttccctaaaatataaaaataagtaAGGAATATTCTTTTCAGTTTTGTGCATTTGACTTTGGTATTTGCAGGTGAAGTGGAATGCAGTTGCGCTTCATTTGTACTCTCATCCACATGGCCTGACATGGGTAtggttcgattcccgtaagtACCCATCCCCTCCCaaaattttttagaatagagtagattaggattaacgaatgacaaaaaaaaaaaaaaaaaaagagactttGGCATTCCATAGGTGTGGTTtacagtttttgtttttcaaattagTTAATAAGTTAAGATTTTGATTTCATATATTCTAAATTGTACATAAGAAGATCTGATCACTGCCCGGGAAACTCATTTCAGAATGAATTTTGCAATTGTAGAGCTTTATTCCGGAATAACTTgatgaataatcaaaagaagATAGATGAAGGTGACATATCTTTTAAACCAAATTAAGCTAATCAATGATCATGAAGCTGCATGGTGATATCAGTCTTTCTAAAAGTCCTCTAATTCCTATCATCGATCATGGGCAAAGTATAAAACCATTCCATCCTTCAATCCCGAGGAACAAATAAAAGTGAAATAGTGAAAGTACAAAAGTAAATTACTACAATGCACGTTAAGTACCTTGCTAGCTCTACTACAAATACAATGAAGGATGAAAGAAAGGAAGGAATCAGAGGAACTAAAACGGGTCGATTGAGCAATTTAAATAGCCGATCTCATCGATCGATCCAAACCCACCTGGGTCGTAACAGGAAGACCGATCGAATACTAGCTAGCTACTTACATACTATACCCAAATGGCTTCCTCAAGCTCAACCAACAATACTAGTACTACCACTGCTACAAGTTCCCCAATGGATCAGAAGTACCCATATCCCACGGAGTTTAATGTTCGAGACTTCGTACCCATTGAGTTGTCTAGAAGAAACTACGATAACTGGAGCAGATTGATGTCGGACTTCATTCAGAGCCGAGGATTGATCGGTTTCATTCGTGGCACGGTTAAGGCACCAGCACTTGATGCTATCGATGGTGGTGGTGTACGTGGTGGTAACCAAGACTATTGCTATAACAATAGTGATTACGTGCTGTGGAAAAGATCGGACAATCTTGTGCGCGGGTGGATACTAGCGACACTCGCTCAAGATACACGTCTGTCTGTGTTGAGGTTCGAAACTGCTGAAGCTATGTGGAATGAATTGAGGAAAATGTTCGATCTCACTATGAATTTATACGGATATGGTAAATATGCATTATTCCTCTGATCACCTCTACTTGACCTCTagttattatttatttattttttttggcaaatgtgAGAAGATGTGTTCAACTGTGAGACGAAAGCCTACACAACAGAGATGAACCCCATGGGGGCAAATAGGCGTCCACAGACTGGACAAATTAGAGAGGGCAATCAGAGCACAATATGTGCAGCCCTCTTTCAAACTCGCCTAGCAAGATCAggtttgcaaaaaataaacctaaTACTAAGCACATGACTGACAAACCAGCGGACTAAATCCggacaaaaatgaaataaagcaaaaaaatacactCCCCTCCGTCCTTGAGCAACCCTTCTCTTGCATAGCCCTCTACCGATCAAGCTCCCAAGCCAGCGACCCAAGAAGCCACCGGCGATCACGCGGCTGCAAATGCAGAAGCAGTGTGGCGGCGAGCGGAGCAGCAACGAACGGCAAGCGATTTTGGTGGAGAAGGGAAAAATGAAACTAGATCTGAAGGCAAGGATTGATCCCTCCCCTCCCGCCGCCCACATCAAGGTATAAGTCCAAGGGGGAAGGAGGGGAAGGAGAAAGTATGGCGGCTGTTTTAGGGTTAGAAGAGGAAGTTGTTTGATAGCATATatacagagggagagagattgagaggaTCTCTAGTTAATTGACACAAACGTTTTTACTCAACAGTTGAGTAACCCAAACAATTTGTTGAGtggaaaataaattaataactCCTACATTTTGAGAATGGTTCATTAATTAATGACATTATTACCACTTTGGAGGAACACACATTCACAagtttaatattttaaaaagacTTGCATAAAACTTTTGAATCTCCCTCAATTTAATTCACCCATGCAACCCTTCCTTACATTTCCCATGGCTTTGGTTTAGCATGACCACCCAGgagaaatcaaaacaaaagaagataaGGTAGCTGGAAGATGATGGAACCAACAAAATTAAGCAAATATAGAGAAACTAGTCAATGAAAACTAAATCTTAAATTGATtagttcatcttcttctttttttgtcaatcgataggaTTAGTTCATCTTAGTTGAGCCAATTTATATATGgtcttcaaaatttgaaaggaaATCCAATAACCGTTAGATGATTCACTGCCTTAAACAGTCTGCTATCCTTTATCTGACAAATTCACGGACGAAATAATCTGAGATCTTGTCTTAGATTAAAAACTTGTTAAATTCTTAATCTTTAATGAGGATAGCCCATTATCTGCACCTAATATAGATTCGATTGAGATTATCTAATCTGTTTTGTGCGTTTGTGTGCATGATTGAATGATAGATGATGCAACTCAGGAGAAGATAGCCCATTATCTGCCCCTATACAGAGCTTCGATTAGCGGGGATTGGGATGAGGCCAGTGGATTCATAGAAAACGAACCAGAGTGTGTGAGGACTCACATCACGTTGTCCTTGAAAACAATGCTCAACATCGCGATCAGATCATCGCAGAGAAACGGTTTCGTGAGGAAGCTTCTGGAGAAGATGTCGCCCAAGGATGTTATAGACCTAGTTGACGGTTCTGGCATGACAGCCCTTCACGTGGCCGCAGACCATGGCAACATTGACGGAGCCAAAATGTTAGTCAGAAAAAACTCGGGTCTACCTAATGTTCAGGACAAGAAAGGATTTATACCTCTCAATCTTGCTGCTGCCCGCGGGAGTAGGGAGATGGTTCTGTTCTTGATGGAGGAAACCAAACAAGACGTTATACTGATGGATGGCGTAGGGGAAGAACTTCTGCGTGACCTTATAATAAGTGAACTTTATGGTAAGCACTACGTATACATCTTTTTGTACTTATGGCGTGCGTGCGTAAGTGGTTCTACAGTTTCCACAGAGACACGACAAAATATGTATTAATTGATTTTAGGGGGACACGGGAGGGACACGGATGGGGACACGGCAATGattaaaaatgcaaattttcaaaattttgcctATCATGTTTAGTGTTTTTGTGTCACAGTACAATGAGTTAGAATTCGAGGTTTTCTTCAGTACTACATATAATTTCCGTGAAGGCTCTTCTACAAATTCTTGGCATGAAACAATTCTGCGAGACGTTAACGATATTTGTCTATGAGACTATGACAATGATTCTAGCATTATTTCCATGATCCTAACTGTTATCTTCGGTCGGTCGATTCTGCAGACATGGCTCTAACTCTGTTTCCGCACATACCTGGGCTGGAACGCTCGAAATCGGCTCTTCTTGATATACTTGTGGAAAAATATTCTTCATTCCCAAGTGGAACTCCCTTAAACTTCTGGCAGAAGTTAATATATGAGGGTTagtcttctctttctctctcctcttgatCTGGGTTAATTTCTCTACGTACAAAAAAGACCATAGAGGTAGTACTAATTTTCACAAGGAATATACAACACCAAACCTGACTTTGAGActtgctctgtttggaacctaaagaaaataaaggaaaggaaaagaaaataaagtggGAGGAAAACAGGAAggaaaatttattattcacaaaacttaaaattgttattttcttctctccttcTCTTTTCACCAAACATTAtaggaaggaattttttttagttttcctttcttttccctcttctttcctcaagttccaaacagagggTGCATGTTTGCTCCCTTTTAAAACTGGATCTGGGGACCCTGTAGTGCACCTCTGCACTATAGGATTGTAGTGCATTATCCCAACCGTCCatctcaacaatcaatggtccggatttaaaaATGACTCTTCCCTCTCAACAAtcttgaaagtttttttttttttcaaatccggATAATTtataacacttttgaacggctagGTTATTGCCGTACATTAACCTTGTAGTGCACTTCTATAGTACAGGTCTCCGATTCCTTTAAATCTcatgttcaaaacctctcaAGTGTTGGCTCTTACAAGTCCATCTATATGAGACTTTGCCCCAGCCTTAATCGGGTCCCTCGCTAATTGACGGTGGATTGGTCCCCAACAATTAGTCAAGGGTTGCATAAATTGGCCCAGACACCCAGAGACGAAACTATGTGAGATCTTATGGGGGCAACGGCCTCCGCGtagttttgggtatttttaaaaatatatatatttatattttttgaaaaataatttttttgttatccgttaaacctaatctactctatcctagggaACTTAGGGAGGGAGATGGGTGCTTTCGGGAATTGTACCCTTCTTATTTGCTGTCACAACCCTAGCCCACCCCTAAGGCTCTAGTCACAACAAAGCGCCAGTGATTCAATCACTAAGGCCATATCGAAGTTAAACATCTCTTTAGCAAATGACTAAAGGGACTCAATTAACGATAGGCGGAAGCAAATTCCATTTTATTACATATGGAAGTCTTTACAAGGATCTCTACATTGCAAACCACCCAGAGTTGTGCATATTTACATGCAAAAATGATCACCAAGAACAACTCCCTATCTACAAGTCCACATCTACTTAGCGCGACCAAAAGAAGATTGCACGTCATCACTCTATTCCCCGTtacctgaaaggtggaaaaaatTCGTAAGCCAATGctcgtatgaatgattaatacgcaATTTACATGCTTTACATGgacaatgataaaaccatttaaaaacgaatcatttctcatagcaacatagcatagtaatgcacatcctctattcatttcatgtctaccaggcatccccggtagtggataagttaaGACGCCTTTCGTTATCCGATATAATAGCCATGTCTTGATAGCCTTTTCGCACGTGGCCCCTAGCAAGCTGGGACGTGGAAGGATACCATTAATAGATATAAAAAATGTCCACCTTTCATTGATattccatggagttcatatcaaAGTATAAAACAACATTGAAGTGAAAAGcttataacaaaccatgtgttttgggtattaatcactcacctcgCATCCACATGTCACCCAAACCTCCTAAG contains the following coding sequences:
- the LOC131310032 gene encoding uncharacterized protein LOC131310032, encoding MASSSSTNNTSTTTATSSPMDQKYPYPTEFNVRDFVPIELSRRNYDNWSRLMSDFIQSRGLIGFIRGTVKAPALDAIDGGGVRGGNQDYCYNNSDYVLWKRSDNLVRGWILATLAQDTRLSVLRFETAEAMWNELRKMFDLTMNLYGYDDATQEKIAHYLPLYRASISGDWDEASGFIENEPECVRTHITLSLKTMLNIAIRSSQRNGFVRKLLEKMSPKDVIDLVDGSGMTALHVAADHGNIDGAKMLVRKNSGLPNVQDKKGFIPLNLAAARGSREMVLFLMEETKQDVILMDGVGEELLRDLIISELYDMALTLFPHIPGLERSKSALLDILVEKYSSFPSGTPLNFWQKLIYEGVPLKSESIAYWDGRDGGGGDIENPIDGCISGLTISLAPNFTNPSFLNNTFKYRAKSTLTPYGMGHALIHLV